The Alnus glutinosa chromosome 3, dhAlnGlut1.1, whole genome shotgun sequence nucleotide sequence tttcaatctagaatagctaatcaaaatctattttatctagtttagctaatgaattttaaatacactatacatccgattatctattcttaactctatattatttttaatttatttatttcgttatagtatttttttttcacgtgggtcccgctttataactccactactttgcacactttctcttaaatctccactataaaggaagaaaaaaagaagaagaacgtggagtggtggagggaaaaagataaaaagcaaagctaaaaaagtggagataaagaataaaaaaaatagataagtgaatagaataactctacatgtagagttccactatttatggaattaaggaaaatctattatagagttgaaatacataagctgatggagtctctttttaatacttttattatctattctagcttaaaattgcaaatagataatccattggGAGGGCTCTTAGAAGGATAAAAAGGTAAAAGTTATCGCCAAACAAGCCAGCCAAGGAGGAGGAAATGGCTGCTTCTTCCCTGAACCTACTCCGCTACTTTTACGGTGGCGGCGAACGAGCACCCAGAAGGGCTACAAAGGAAGCGCTTTGCTCGCTTCTACAAAGAATATCATCGCCTTCTCGTCGCTACTGTTGCAGTACGAGAGTAGGTACTGCCGCTGCTAAAGAGCAATCTTGTCTCAGAAGCTCGGACCTGGTGGCCTTAGAATATGCTGACCTCAATCTCCCTAACAAGGCTCCTGAGGTTACGCTATGCTCCTCCTTCTTTTTGTTATCATTGTTGTTACTTTTACCGACTCTAGTTTTCTCtgtttttgacaaaatttgttTTGGGGGATTTGCAGGGGTTGGGTCATGTCAGAATACGGCAACATGTCAACCCTCTCAGTTCCTCTTTCTCTGTATGTAATTCATTGGGAGGTTTTTTCTTTCACAACTGAAAAATTCATCATTACTAACATATATTGtagtttatatttagttttattttttgttttctaagttCAACTATCAATAATAAAGGTCCTACGTTTCTGGGTAGATGCCTGCGCGAGTACCAGACTGGAATGAAGTCTTCAGGGACCCAACATTGCCTCTCATGGTAGATATTGGGAGCGGTAATGCGTTACTGATCATGTTTTGTTCTCTCCTGTATGTCTGCTTTTGTTTCAGTTAACTTTTAGTGTAGAAAAATCCACTGTTGTCTATATTGCAATTAAAGAGCTTGATTATCACAGTGGTTTTGTCTAACTTGCATGACTGCATCTTTTAGCAGCAGCTGGTctctacatttttcttttatgttaaaAATCTATCTTATCCTTAGATGAATGGAATTGTTAGCCTCTGAATGCAAGTTTCAGTATTCAATTTCACCTAGATACAAGGTCATCTAGAAGTTGTTTTCTTCTACCTCTATTTGCAAGATTCCTTTGGCAAGTCCTTAGGAATACCGTGATGAGAGATTTATGGATACTAAGGTAAAAGATAAAATGACATTGTGATTATGGTAAGGTAACATGACAAAGTTCAGTTGTTTCTTCATGACAAAGGGAGGAAAGATGCATGGATCCTGTGGTAAAGGTAACATgcaattatgtaaaaaaaattagcagaaGAATGAATAAAACTGAGAAAACaccagagtttttttttttttttttttcctgagcaagAAACCACAGATGGTTACATGGGGTCCTTATTCAAGTTCAGTTGTAGTCGCAGATAACACAAGCTTAGGGTGTTCTTCAACTAATGAGCTTATCCTTCCTGTCTTTCAAAAGAATGCCGAACTATAATATCTTGAATCTTGATGGAATATTATTCCATTTAGTAGACCAATCCTTTGATGGGGAATTCATTTCCTGAAAATGGATTGTTTgaaagctagagagagagaaactattAACTATTGTATCCTAATTATTCCGCTTATGTAGATCAATCCTTTGGGAGGGAGGGACTGGCATCCTAGAGCAGATATAGTTGGTCAATATTGATACATTTGCTGACTTATTTTCTAATCCTTTTTCTTATCAGTAAATACTTTGGCATCATTATCAGTCACCAGAGAGGAGAATGggatatttatttgtttaaattatctAACGATAAAAATATTCCCAGGTAGCGGCAGATTTCTCATATGGCTTGCAAAAAGAAATCCTGAAGTGAGAAATTATTTGGGGTTGGAAATACGGCAGAAAGTATGGGAACAAACTCCTTGGCCCTTTATGTGATTGAGAATTCTTCTGATTGAGTTAGTGTGCAATTACTTGTTCCTTGTTCCCCATCTTCAAGGAGTATTAGGGCTTCACTTTTATATTGTAACATAAAATATCCACATGCAGCTGGTTAATCGTGCTAACCTCTGGACAAAGGAGCTGGCTCTTAGCAATGTGTAGGGCCCAAGACTTTATTTTggatagtgaaaaaaataaaccaattgTACACCATTTTGGGATTAAATATGGATTGCTTCAACTCAATTGCAGGCATTTCTTGTTTGCAAATGCCACAGTTTCTTTCGATCAACTAGTATTAACATATCCTGGACCCTTGATACTAGTCTCAATCCTGGTGAGTACACCCCTCATACTAGCATTCAGTGagagttatttttaatttaattccaGAAGTATTTTCTCCAAGTTATTATTCTAGTCTATGGTGAGACTGATGGATCCTTCATATGTAATAAAAATTGTTCTCGGCTCATATTTATGTGCAGTGTCCTGACCCGCATTTTAAGAAAAGGCATCATAAAAGGAGAGTTGTGCAGAGGTCTCTTGTAGATTCCATCATAAAGAATTTAATGCATGGGGGACAAGTATGTAATCTGAATATTCATCATATCATAAtagatctaattttttttttgcaatattcatttcttttatcgAAGTCTCTGAACTGTTATTCAAAGTTATCTAATATAGATCCCTAGTCCAGTTTTGTTTTACCTTGACCTATATCCCAAAACTCATTTATGGAAGCtgaagtaataaaaaaaagggaaaattatagtttagccccccaaattaccatcCGTTTTGCGCTTAGCCCCATAAACTGTCAACACTCCGACTCTGgcctaccaaactaccaaaacctttgaaaaaggccccatttggcgaaatatctccatattacccctgccacgtgtcatttttcaattaaaaaaaaattaaaaactaaaaaaactaatttttttttttattttttttaaaaaaaagaaaaaaaaaagaaaagaaaatatggggtggctactgagccacccccttggggagtggggtggcctgcgagccaccccagaggtggcgtcggccacctctgggggtggctcgcaggccacccccgagccctaggggtggcttacgggccaccccgaagtccatttggggtggcccgaaagccacccctagggctctaggggtggcgcgcggccaccccaaggggccggggtggcctgcgagccaccccagaggtggcgccggccacctctgggggtggctcgcaggccacccccgagtcctaggggtggcttacgggccaccccgtagtccatttggggtggcccgacagccacccctagggctctaggggtggcgcgcggccaccccaaggggccggggtggcctgcgagccaccccagaggtggcgccggccacctctgggggtggctcgcaggccacccccgagccctaggggtggcttacgGGCCATCCCGtagtccatttggggtggcccgaaagccacccctagggctctaggggtggcgcgcggccacccccagaggcggcgccacctctggggtggctcgcaggccacccccgagccctaggggtggcttacaGGCCACCCCGAtgtccatttggggtggcctgaaagccacccctagggctctaggggtggcgcgtggccacccccagcgGCCAGGGTGGTCTGCGaaccaccctagaggtggcgccggccacctctgggggtggctcgcaggccaccgcactccccaagggggtggctcggcagccaccccatattttcttttctttttttaaataaaaataaaaataaaaatttagtttttttaatttttagtttttatttttttttagttttttttttattattttttaattgaaaaatgacacgtggcaggggtaatatggagatatttcgccaaatggggcctttttcaaaggttttggtagtttggtaaGCCGGAGTcagagtgttggcagtttgtggggctaagcgcaaaacgggtggtaatttggggggctaaactataatttttcctaaaaaaaaacttgatcgAAACTGTGCTCATTATATCAGTCAAAGTTACTCACAAtaaggggggagagagagagagagagagttatagCTGGAAGAACATAGCGTCAGCCCATTGACATTTGAGTTAGCCTGGCATCTCTGCTGTCAACTAGGTACCACCTTGCACtgatgttatttatttattttttttaaaaaaaatgtaaaataagtaTATATGATAAATATCTTAATGAAATATGGTTTTATAGTCATTTTATACCTATGCatacatataattatatgtacGCACTCAGAAGACGCACCTTTCAAACATActatgaaggaaaaaaaagtaacaaaaaaatttggtcTTAAATTTTATAAGACTTTGGAAGTCATCAACTAAACTGCCCTCCATTGAGCCAAAGAAGGGCTTTTGGCCTTTGAAAGTCCACACTTCGTCTGGCCTTAAAGCATCTTGCTCGCTTTACCTTCCTCCTGCAATGAAAGGAGACAAGCACTAACAAGTaaatgctttgtttgtttgtttgttttgttttgttttgtttttttctgctTGAGCAACAGAGTTTCTGAGTTTAAGAGGCCCATTGGGGGGCTACACAACTAGAGGCAGTCCTCTCCCTTCCCTTGAATCCCCTTTCTTGGTGTAGATGTGATTTGATCCCAGGATCCATTGTATGACGATAAGACTTGAGTGATTTTTACTGAGCTAATTGATGCCAATGATCACTCAAATGACTGAATCACTGTTTGgtcccttttttcttctttctcattaTGGTAGAGTTTGTTCTAAAAGCAGTCTACCGTTGTATGCAAATATGTTTTTGGTAAAACTTTTCATGGGCTTGGCTTAAAATGTGTGGTATAGTTCTTGTCTCCAGCTATAATGCTTGATAGTTCATTGAGATAGGTTTCTCTTTTTTGGAAAGATACTTGGCGAAGTGGTAGGTCATAATGGATTTGGATCACCTTTCCTGTGTGGTTCATTGTTTGAccttgcattaaaaaaaatcagaatggtGTTGCTTTGATGAATTTATGTGTGGCCTGTGGAGGCATCTTTGGAAAATCTATGCTGGTTTGTTGTGGTGTAATATATTTTACACAAGATTATCAGAGACTAAGCAAATATGATGGTGTTTATTTCATCTAGATGGGCTTCTCCCTCTTCCAAGCAAGTAGAATATAAATCGTTCATGAGATACAATTTATATAGATCTATTGCAAGCAATTTATATATTTTCCAGTTTGATCTATTGAGGCTTCTATAATCGTATAACTGGTCCTATGCAAACCATTTTATGGCCATCTCCTCTATTCTTATTTGTTACAAGTGGTGCTGAACATCtcaatctattgtatcaagaggttGAAAGTATCTTCTTTCGGTCACACAATTGGCATCAATGCAAacttttatatgtttttatggaATTATTTTCATACCTGGAATCTTAAATCTTTTCTTGGGTGCTTGTGCTTGGAGTTTGGGGGTTTAATGATGAATAAAATCTTTCGTTATAAAAGAAAGATGTATGCTGTGTTTGTAGATGGAATagaagggagaagaaaaaagaaagcaagtGAGCCAAACTATTGCCCagacaaaaaaagaagttaGCCAAACTATTTTCTTTCTGAACTGTTATCTTTTTTCTCCAGTCACTGCAAAGCATCATCTGCAATCCGCAAGCAAAATGACTCTGTAATTTGTATTGAGAATGTAGAGTTAAATTTTGTTCCCTTCTATTCTCGGACTTGCTGTGTTGAGTGTATTATCGTACTGAAATTTTCATTATAAATGCGAAGCCTGTCAAAATCTTAAGATTTATAATTTTGATTGGACAGGTATTCGTACAGTCTGATGTGCTTGAAGTGGCACTTGACATGAGAAATCAGTTTGATGCTGAAGGGGATGTTCTTCATCACATCGATGCCTTCAACCAGAGTTTGTTGTGTGACACAGAGGGATGGATATCGAGCAACCCCATGGGGATAAGgactgagagagagattcaTGCAGAATTTGAAGGTGCAAAAATTTACCGAAGGTTGTACCAAAAATGGATATAATTAATGATAGGCTCTTCTGTCTTGTGTTGTGAGGTGTCTTGTACTGCGAGGTATCTTGTAGGTAGGACTGTATTGTTAGGGATTATGCCCTGAAAGTCAATATCATTTGTCTGACATTTTTggtttattaataaagtttattttctaaaattttgtgCATATCATTATAAACATGTGCATATCATAATATACATGTAGTCTTTTAAGTTACATTGAATATAGTTTTGGtgttaatgagattatcacatagATATCTAAGCTACAAACCTTAGTTTATAGTTGATAATAGAATTGAGCATTCCGTGATTATCTATCTTAATCATGGAAGTAGAGATTTCTGTTTGATATGATGGAGTGGTTACAATGCATTGAACTGAATCACACGAGTTGTTCTTTTTTGAACTACTGTCATTTGAATAACTTGAACTCACGACTACTTATAGCATTGACTCTCAGTCTTGAGAGGAATGTGAACTTAATTGTGATGTGGATATCACTTTAATACATTTAGGAGTGAAATCTTTCCCATATGTAGCATTATGGGAACACTACTCCTTAAGATGGAATTCATAATCGCTGTGATTTTAATCAAAGAGAAATGAATATCCCCTTGAGATATAGGCATTCCACCTATTATCAGTTTAATAGGTGGAATGTATaaaatcatctcaaaggtcCTGGCAAATAGGTTGAAGGCGGTATTGGGGAAGGTTGTCTCTCATTATCAAACTGCTTTTATCAAGGGGAGGCAAACATTGGATTATGTTTTGGTCGCCAATGAATGCGTGGATAGCAGGATTCGATTTGGAACTCCGGACATTATttgtaagttggatttggagaaggcgtaTGATCATGTAAGTTGGGAGTTTCTGCTTTATGTTTTGaagagatgtggttttggggagagatggcgTGGCTGGGTTGCTCATTGTATTTCCACTGTTTGTTTTTCCATAAATATCAATGGGTCGCCTTCAGGGTTTTTCCGTAGCTCACGGGGTCTTCAACAAGGAGATCCTTTGTCTCCGTTTCTATTTGTGTTGGTGATGGAGGCTTTCAGTCGGATGATAGATGCGACGGTGGATAGTGGACGCCTAGTGGGGTTCTCAGTGGGATTGAGCTCGCACGATGCTATGATGgtttcccatttattatttgcagAGGATACGTTGATCTTCTGTGATCCTATTGCTGACCAGATCCGAGATTTGAGGTGtttgttgctttgttttgaagcagcttcgggcttgagaattaatttgtctaaatcTGAGATGGTTCCGGTAGGTGAGGTAGGGGATGTGGAGGAATTGGCTAGTATTCTTGGGTGTGGTGTGGCCTCCCTTCCGATAAAATATTTTGGTCTTCCGTTGAGTGCTAAGTATAAAGACGCTCATATGTGGAATaacattattgagaagatggaagctagATTAGCGGGGTGGAAAATGTTGTGTTTATCTAAAGGTGGGAGGCTAACGTTGATCAATAGCACTCTTTCAAGTTTACCTAcgtattttctttctcttttccctatataaatgggggtggctaatcgtttggaaaaacttcagagaGATTTCCTGTGGGGCGGTATTGgaaatgaatttaaatttcatttggttaattggcatACGATTTGTTCTTCTAAGATCTCGGGGGAGCTAGGAGTGAGAAATATGGTTATGTTCAATAAAGCcttgatgggtaaatggttatggagatatgctTTGGAGAGGGATGCTCTTTGGAGGAAGGTGGTGGACTTCAAATATGGAAGTATGAGGGTtggttggtgctctaaggaggttgggggttcttatgggtttggagtttggaagagtattaggaggggatgggatgcttttgcaactcatgtgagatatgagataGGGAATGGTTCGAAAAttctgttttggcatgatgtgtggtgtggggagattccTTTGAAGACTCTTTTTTCTGAATTGTTTCTCATTGCTAGAGGcaaggatgcttgggtggaggaGAATATGCAAAGAGAAAATGGCACAATTctatggaatattttgttttctcgcCCAGTTTATGATTGGGAGGTCGAAGCGgttagtagattttttgagatgttgtacACTCATAAAATTAGAAGTGAGGGAGAAGATAAAATGTGTTGGAATCCAGTGCGAAAGAAATCATTTGAGCTAAAGTCTTACTATATGGTTTTATCTAGTCCTATTCAGTCTTACTTTccatggaaaagtatttggaaagttaaggttcccccgagagtggctttctttgtctggacggcaacgttagggaaaattttaaccttggataatttacgaaagagaaacattattgtgatggaATGGTGCTTTATGTGTAAGAGTTCTGGAGAGTCCATTGACCATTTGTTTTTGCATTGTATGGTggctacagaattgtggaggacgattctacaaatgtttggggtggagtaGGTAATGCCGCGgtcggtgaaagatatgttggggagttggagggggcaaaagggtAATCAGACACTAATACCGATTTGGCAcatggctccattgtgtttgatgtggtgtgtttGGAGGGAACAAaatgcacgctgttttgaagattgtgagattgatttgatgaacttgaagagAATGATGTTACAAACGATGtttatttggagagaaaattttcagtttatgcatgagtgttctttttttgaatttatagataggtgctctcttttttctttgaattaggggcttTTTGTATACGTCCTGTGTTCTATGGGTTGCGCCCCCTTATGCCTcttgaatatactttacttataaaaaaaaatataaagggcCCTTGTGTAGGCATAAGAGCCCACTCTTGGTTTCATAATCAGAATTGAGAAGAAGACTTAGAGGTCTCAAAACCCTAGAGACGCTCGTGCAAAGCAAGAGGGGAGATTCAGCCGAAACACCAAGGTAGCAGACTTTGAGGTATTGTTTCATACATTTGCAAATTTTTATTGTGTAATATGATGTTATGCTTTCATGATGCTCTTTCTTGAGAATCTTCTGCTGTATTTGATGCGATTAAATCACATACATGTTCCCAACATATATAATGAACCAAAATGCTCGTTAATAGCTCAAATCTGGCTTGTTGAAGATGCTCATTTGAGCTTGTTTGTTAACTAAAAAAACCAAGCTTGAGCTGAGGACAGAGTCTAAGGATGATCAATGAGTTCCACTGATTACATTCAATGCTTACTTATCCTGTTTCACAGTTTTTTTATCTGCTATGTGAATTATAGCTGCAATTCATGACTCCAGAAAAAACATATCCAGCTACATAGTAACATATGGATCATcatctgtcttcttcttcttctttttttcttttcctgctaTATGGATTTTATTAGTTATCTTAATAGCTTTCTAACTATGTGTTACAAAGCAAAAGTTGAACCTCAGCCATGATTGTTATTATTTGGTACCAAATCTTGAGTCTCTTTTTTTGAagcatatatacatgcatgttacAAAAGGCTGCAATGTTGATAAGCTATGACGCAACTATAAAATATGGAGTAGGTGGGGGTGGTTGGCCAAGATTAAAccaaagaaataatatatagaTCCATGCAAGATATCCATTTATTATCTTTATAactagacaaaaaaaaaaaaaattattattattattttcatgccTCAAatctttatttgaaaaataaagtataCCTGTTTTTGAAAATGACAGTATACTTTATACTTTTGGTCATTATTTTTACGATAATATCCAACTGAAATTAATTATGCATTTCTGTTCAATTTTATATGTGACTATAATGTCATATTACTATTtgatctttctcttttcttttatttattttgagcaAGATGTCCTAAATTATTTGAGTACTTCATAACTATTGCATGGGTCATGGCGCTTGCCGGCCTATAAGTGGCTCCGCCACTGATTTCATGGTTAGTCCCTCTGTGACTGTGAAAGTTGATCGGTCAaagtgtgtatttttttttttctttgttctttttaatttttatttgagggcataattgtaattttatactctttttattaacaatttgaaagaaatgttAGCCAAATATTCTTGATTTACTGATGTTATCAAATTAAAAGGCCTGCCTGTTGCAAGGgataattaatcaaattaaaagtCAGCTATAACACTTCCTctttttctccaatttttttttcccattatttcaaaacaaaaatattaacaaacaattcaaaattcaaaatattcaaaattactttcacatttatatcacatcatagcattttttttttaaacaaacagATATTTTTCGACTATCGAAACGGTCATAAAACACATTTGTCAAATCCGAAACAATAAAGTTAATTACTGTGAAAAGCACATATAATatcttcaaactaccaccttaTTGTTAGtgtcccctcaaactaccaattatgtcaatttttcattttctcattttctaaactaccaaaaaatgtcaatgtcctccctaatgacaaaaatacttttcataaaattattaaaaaaaaaataaaaataaaaacaattattttaaagaaaaatataaaataacaaaaagttacacaaaaacaaaaaaaaaattccgttattttattataattttcagttatttttttaaaaaagtttcgttctttttttttattgttttttccttaatttttttaatttgttttctaaaaagttattattattattattatttagttattttttttcaaatttataaagacatttttgtcttattaaaaaaaaaattatagtcaatttttttttttttcttaaggggggcattgacatgttttagtagtttgatgggagacattgacacaattggtagtttgtgggacattgacaattgagggGAGAATATCGAATCTTTTAAGAAATTTGAGGGAATCCTAATCTTGATAATTTGAGGAAAATACGTGTACTTTTTCCTTAATTACTtgatactaatttttttatgttaacTAATGGTTAAAGGTGTGTGGCTGATCGAATTAGAAGAACAAGTTcgattaaatataaatatggacATATATGCATGggatgtgttttttatttttttgaaggaagCATGGGATGTGTTAAAAACACACAAGTTGCACACAATTGCCACCTTACTTCCTTCCACCTCATAGATTGCTGCGGTACATAGTTGAGGGTTGCTACACAACCAACTCTTCGCACCCAAATCCCTACACCTTGATGTGACATTCCAcgtcagatatatatatatatatatatatatatatatatatatatatatatatatatatatatatatatatatatatatatatatattttgtcgttttctttttctccctcctTATCTCTTCTCCGCCTCCTCcctccatcttccctctccctcccACCTCCGGCCACCCGTTTTGGCCCTTCCccggccagagaggccggatttCAGCCGTTCCGGCCAGTCTACTAGGATCCGACTGTTCTGGCCGGGAAAGTGCCGAATCTCATCCATGCCGACCAGGATTCGGCCGGAAATAGACCGGATCCCCGGCTAGAACGGCCGGGGAAGGACCAGA carries:
- the LOC133863860 gene encoding uncharacterized protein LOC133863860 yields the protein MAASSLNLLRYFYGGGERAPRRATKEALCSLLQRISSPSRRYCCSTRVGTAAAKEQSCLRSSDLVALEYADLNLPNKAPEGLGHVRIRQHVNPLSSSFSMPARVPDWNEVFRDPTLPLMVDIGSGSGRFLIWLAKRNPEVRNYLGLEIRQKLVNRANLWTKELALSNVHFLFANATVSFDQLVLTYPGPLILVSILCPDPHFKKRHHKRRVVQRSLVDSIIKNLMHGGQVFVQSDVLEVALDMRNQFDAEGDVLHHIDAFNQSLLCDTEGWISSNPMGIRTEREIHAEFEGAKIYRRLYQKWI